In the Streptomyces fradiae ATCC 10745 = DSM 40063 genome, one interval contains:
- the glnII gene encoding glutamine synthetase → MSIKAEYIWIDGTEPTAKLRSKTKILDGSVAGVAELPLWGFDGSSTNQAEGHASDCVLRPVYSCPDPIRGGEHILVLCEVLNTDMTPHSTNTRAELAEVAERYAGQEPIFGIEQEYTFFKGHRPLGFPDGGFPAPQGGYYCGVGADEIHGRDIVEAHLDHCLAAGLGISGINAEVMPGQWEFQVGPLDPVTVADQLWIARWLLYRTAEDFEVSATLHPKPVKGDWNGAGAHTNFSTRAMREGYDAIITACEALGEGSKPLDHVKNYGAGVDERLTGLHETAPWDRYSYGVSDRGASVRIPWQVEKDGKGYIEDRRPNANVDPYVVTRLLVDTCCAALEKAGQV, encoded by the coding sequence CCGACCGCCAAGCTCCGCTCCAAGACGAAGATCCTGGACGGCTCGGTCGCCGGCGTCGCGGAGCTCCCGCTGTGGGGCTTCGACGGGTCCAGCACCAACCAGGCCGAGGGCCACGCCTCCGACTGCGTCCTGCGCCCCGTGTACTCCTGCCCGGACCCGATCCGCGGCGGCGAGCACATCCTGGTGCTGTGCGAGGTCCTGAACACGGACATGACCCCGCACTCCACCAACACGCGGGCGGAGCTCGCCGAGGTCGCCGAGCGGTACGCCGGGCAGGAGCCGATCTTCGGCATCGAGCAGGAGTACACCTTCTTCAAGGGCCACCGCCCGCTCGGCTTCCCCGACGGCGGCTTCCCCGCCCCGCAGGGCGGCTACTACTGCGGTGTCGGCGCGGACGAGATCCACGGCCGCGACATCGTGGAGGCGCACCTCGACCACTGCCTCGCGGCGGGCCTGGGCATATCCGGCATCAACGCCGAGGTCATGCCGGGCCAGTGGGAGTTCCAGGTGGGCCCGCTCGACCCGGTCACCGTCGCCGACCAGCTGTGGATCGCCCGCTGGCTGCTCTACCGCACGGCCGAGGACTTCGAGGTCTCCGCGACGCTGCACCCCAAGCCGGTGAAGGGCGACTGGAACGGCGCGGGCGCCCACACCAACTTCTCCACGCGCGCGATGCGCGAGGGCTACGACGCGATCATCACCGCGTGCGAGGCGCTCGGCGAGGGCTCCAAGCCGCTGGACCACGTGAAGAACTACGGCGCGGGCGTCGACGAGCGCCTGACCGGCCTGCACGAGACGGCCCCGTGGGACCGGTACAGCTACGGCGTCTCCGACCGCGGCGCGTCCGTCCGCATCCCGTGGCAGGTGGAGAAGGACGGCAAGGGGTACATCGAGGACCGCCGCCCCAACGCGAACGTCGACCCGTACGTGGTGACCCGCCTGCTGGTGGACACCTGCTGCGCGGCGCTGGAGAAGGCCGGGCAGGTCTGA
- a CDS encoding reductase, protein MRLLILGGTEFVGRAVAEAALARAWDVTVFHRGRHEPPPGAAVLRGDRSLPDGAGLEALREGGWDAVVDTWSGAPSAVRDAARLLAGRAGWYGYVSSCSVYEWPMVAELREDKPVVEASPDDGGDVPYARAKRGGELAAIGAFGPERSLLARAGLILGPGENVGRLPWWLTRIARGGPVLAPGPHDLPLQYIDARDLAGWLLDAAEGGLAGPYDVVSRPGHTTMGALLEACVRVTGSGAELRWTPPARILAAGVEPWTGLPVWIPPGETHDAMHGADVSKALASGLRCRPVEETVADTWAWLCGLGGTAPQRPDRDPVGISPEVEAKVLEL, encoded by the coding sequence ATGAGGCTTCTGATCCTGGGTGGTACGGAGTTCGTGGGGCGGGCCGTGGCGGAGGCGGCGCTCGCCCGCGCATGGGACGTGACGGTGTTCCACCGGGGGCGGCACGAACCGCCGCCCGGTGCGGCGGTGCTGCGGGGCGACCGGTCCCTGCCCGACGGGGCGGGCCTGGAGGCGCTGCGCGAGGGCGGGTGGGACGCGGTGGTCGACACCTGGTCGGGCGCGCCGTCGGCGGTGCGGGACGCGGCCCGGCTGCTGGCCGGCCGGGCCGGCTGGTACGGGTACGTGTCGAGCTGCTCGGTGTACGAGTGGCCGATGGTGGCCGAACTGCGGGAGGACAAGCCGGTGGTGGAGGCGTCGCCGGACGACGGCGGCGACGTGCCGTACGCGCGGGCCAAGCGGGGCGGCGAACTGGCGGCGATCGGCGCCTTCGGCCCCGAGCGGTCCCTGCTGGCGCGGGCCGGGCTCATCCTCGGCCCCGGGGAGAACGTGGGCCGCCTGCCCTGGTGGCTGACCCGGATCGCGCGCGGCGGCCCCGTCCTCGCGCCCGGCCCGCACGACCTGCCGTTGCAGTACATCGACGCGCGGGACCTCGCCGGCTGGCTCCTGGACGCCGCCGAGGGCGGGCTGGCGGGGCCGTACGACGTGGTGAGCCGGCCGGGGCACACCACGATGGGGGCCCTGCTGGAGGCGTGCGTGCGGGTGACCGGCTCCGGCGCCGAGCTGCGCTGGACGCCGCCCGCCCGGATCCTCGCGGCGGGCGTCGAGCCGTGGACGGGGCTGCCCGTGTGGATTCCGCCGGGCGAGACGCACGACGCGATGCACGGCGCCGACGTGAGCAAGGCCCTCGCCTCCGGCCTGCGGTGCCGCCCCGTGGAGGAGACCGTCGCCGACACATGGGCGTGGCTGTGCGGTCTGGGCGGCACGGCGCCCCAGCGCCCGGACCGCGACCCGGTGGGCATCAGCCCCGAGGTGGAGGCGAAGGTCCTGGAGCTGTAG
- a CDS encoding TetR/AcrR family transcriptional regulator, protein MTTGVRRRMGVEERRQQLIDVALELFGSRSPDEVSIDEIAAAAGISRPLVYHYFPGKHSLYEAALRRAADELTARFAEPREGPVGARLLRVMGRFFDFVEEHGAGFAALMRGGPACPADASRPAGRVPAAHAVIDGVRQAAYDHVMDHLGVRGRPPARLDLVVRSWVALAESTALIWLDGRRIPRAELERQLVHDFGALVAVSAAYDGEMAGFVAGMLADEPADGPFGELVGRLVTLVAGAGSGAGAGSGGGSGGGAGAGAGDDAGPEAVAGPDGRGGAAQAVR, encoded by the coding sequence ATGACGACCGGGGTGCGCAGGCGGATGGGCGTCGAGGAGCGCAGGCAGCAGCTCATCGACGTCGCGCTGGAGCTGTTCGGCAGCCGGTCCCCCGACGAGGTGTCCATCGACGAGATCGCCGCCGCCGCGGGCATCTCCCGGCCGCTCGTCTACCACTACTTCCCCGGCAAGCACAGCCTGTACGAGGCGGCGCTGCGGCGGGCCGCCGACGAGCTGACCGCCCGGTTCGCGGAGCCGCGCGAAGGCCCGGTCGGGGCGCGGCTGCTGCGGGTGATGGGCCGGTTCTTCGACTTCGTGGAGGAGCACGGGGCCGGTTTCGCGGCGCTGATGCGCGGCGGCCCGGCCTGCCCGGCCGACGCGTCCCGCCCGGCCGGGCGGGTGCCGGCGGCGCACGCGGTGATCGACGGGGTGCGGCAGGCGGCGTACGACCACGTCATGGACCACCTCGGGGTGCGCGGCCGGCCGCCCGCGCGGCTGGACCTGGTGGTGCGGTCGTGGGTGGCGCTGGCCGAGTCGACGGCGCTGATCTGGCTGGACGGGCGGCGCATCCCGCGCGCCGAGCTGGAGCGGCAGCTCGTGCACGACTTCGGCGCGCTGGTCGCGGTGAGCGCCGCGTACGACGGGGAGATGGCCGGGTTCGTCGCCGGGATGCTCGCGGACGAGCCGGCCGACGGGCCGTTCGGCGAGCTGGTCGGGCGGCTGGTCACCCTGGTCGCCGGGGCCGGTTCCGGAGCCGGGGCCGGTTCCGGGGGCGGTTCCGGGGGCGGTGCGGGTGCGGGGGCCGGGGACGACGCCGGTCCGGAGGCCGTGGCCGGTCCGGACGGCCGGGGCGGGGCGGCTCAGGCCGTGCGGTAG
- a CDS encoding 5-carboxymethyl-2-hydroxymuconate Delta-isomerase — protein MPQITVDYSADLRDAFDRRGYATALHPVVVAAVAARPEACKTRIRPVEEYAVGDGTGRDAVVHVEIALAAGRTGEAKDRLARAAAALVREHLAPVDGLTVHVSAEVRDLAPAYRTA, from the coding sequence ATGCCGCAGATCACCGTCGACTACTCCGCCGACCTCCGCGACGCCTTCGACCGCCGGGGCTACGCCACGGCCCTGCACCCCGTCGTCGTGGCGGCCGTCGCCGCCCGCCCCGAGGCGTGCAAGACCCGCATCCGCCCCGTCGAGGAGTACGCCGTCGGGGACGGCACCGGCCGCGACGCCGTCGTCCATGTGGAGATCGCCCTGGCGGCCGGGCGCACCGGCGAGGCGAAGGACCGCCTCGCGCGGGCCGCCGCCGCGCTCGTACGCGAGCACCTCGCGCCCGTGGACGGGCTCACCGTCCACGTCTCCGCGGAGGTGCGGGACCTCGCCCCGGCCTACCGCACGGCCTGA